A genomic window from Elaeis guineensis isolate ETL-2024a chromosome 3, EG11, whole genome shotgun sequence includes:
- the LOC105041703 gene encoding pentatricopeptide repeat-containing protein At1g08070, chloroplastic-like — protein sequence MAKNPLSHNCDQSRNTSPTISFSRFTKQDGAYQWNTILRGFLERNDPKKAILGFAHMRRRGIKVDSYTLLFVIKACGLIMPGVSEGKQMHAQALKSGFGLELVTQTALLRMYCLFGDLMAARKVFDETPQRDIIQWNAFISIFSQRDHPNIALRAARAMIDENVRPDEVTVASILSACTQLKALEHGKQVHGYATKNLLGFDAFVHNALINMYAKCGYLSNAHHLFKKMSCRNVVSWTLIIDGYSDKGNPSEALALFKEMEAAGVRPDEVTVLAVVSMCTKLGSSEIGEWIDDYAEKNGFQESINIMNALIDMHSKCGDIEKACRIFDQMTERTLISWTAIIQGLAMHGYGVAALVRFSQMQREGFKPDDVVFLSVMNACSHAGLVEEGKQCFESMVEEHGITPRIEHYGSIVDLLCRAGLLDEAFQFLVRMPVKPDAVIWRTLIGSCRDQGNISLARQVMDYVLDLEPEHSGNYILKSNLHAMIGDWESVHEVRNDMGFREVTKSDPGHSYVEV from the coding sequence ATGGCCAAAAATCCACTCTCCCACAATTGCGATCAGTCTAGAAACACCAGCCCCACAATTTCTTTCAGCCGTTTTACCAAACAGGACGGTGCCTACCAGTGGAACACCATTCTGAGAGGCTTCCTGGAGAGAAATGACCCAAAGAAAGCCATTCTTGGGTTTGCCCACATGAGGAGGAGAGGGATCAAAGTAGACAGCTACACCCTTCTGTTTGTGATCAAGGCCTGTGGCCTCATCATGCCCGGAGTCTCTGAGGGGAAACAGATGCATGCCCAGGCGCTCAAATCGGGTTTTGGATTGGAGCTTGTGACGCAGACGGCTCTTCTCAGGATGTATTGTCTGTTTGGAGACTTGATGGCTGCACGgaaagtctttgatgaaactcCTCAGAGGGACATCATTCAATGGAATGCCTTCATTTCTATATTTTCTCAGAGAGATCACCCCAACATAGCACTTCGAGCAGCCCGTGCTATGATAGATGAGAATGTGAGACCTGATGAGGTGACTGTAGCTAGCATTCTCTCTGCCTGCACTCAACTGAAAGCTTTAGAACATGGAAAACAAGTGCATGGCTATGCCACGAAAAACCTTTTGGGATTCGACGCTTTTGTTCACAATGCTTTGATCAATATGTATGCGAAATGTGGATACTTATCGAATGCACATCATCTTTTTAAGAAGATGAGCTGCAGAAATGTAGTTTCATGGACTTTGATCATTGATGGTTATAGTGATAAGGGCAACCCAAGCGAAGCGCTGGCTTTGTTTAAAGAAATGGAGGCAGCGGGGGTTAGGCCTGATGAAGTAACTGTGCTAGCAGTGGTTTCTATGTGCACAAAATTGGGAAGCTCAGAGATAGGGGAATGGATCGATGACTATGCCGAGAAAAATGGGTTTCAGGAGAGCATAAACATTATGAATGCGCTCATTGACATGCATAGCAAATGTGGGGACATAGAGAAGGCATGTCGGATATTTGATCAGATGACAGAGAGGACTCTGATATCATGGACTGCGATAATACAAGGACTGGCAATGCATGGTTATGGTGTGGCTGCCCTTGTTCGGTTCTCTCAGATGCAGAGGGAAGGATTCAAACCAGATGATGTCGTTTTCCTAAGTGTTATGAATGCATGTAGTCATGCTGGTCTAGTGGAGGAGGGGAAGCAGTGTTTTGAGTCCATGGTAGAGGAGCATGGTATAACACCTAGAATAGAACACTATGGAAGTATTGTGGACTTGCTATGCAGAGCAGGATTACTAGATGAGGCGTTCCAGTTTTTAGTGAGGATGCCTGTGAAACCGGATGCTGTGATATGGCGCACATTGATAGGATCATGTAGAGATCAAGGAAACATAAGTTTAGCAAGACAAGTGATGGATTATGTACTTGATTTGGAACCAGAACATAGTGGAAATTATATACTGAAATCAAATTTGCATGCAATGATTGGGGATTGGGAAAGCGTCCATGAAGTAAGGAATGACATGGGATTCAGAGAAGTTACCAAGAGTGATCCTGGTCATAGTTATGTTGAGGTCTAA
- the LOC105041705 gene encoding probable serine/threonine-protein kinase PBL3: protein MGNCLNSSSRVENAQNSQHASYPSKVPSKASSSSAPSTLTAYSTPSTLTVPSYTERTANGGLLTPLTEGEILSSSNLKAFTFNDLKNATRNFRPDSLLGEGGFGCVYKGWIDEQSLTASRPGTGMVVAVKKLKPEGFQGHKEWLTEVNYLGQLHHPNLVKLIGYCSEGDNRLLVYEFMPKGSLENHLFRRGSQPLPWAIRIKVAIGAARGLSFLHDAESQVIYRDFKASNILLDSEFNAKLSDFGLAKAGPTGDRTHVSTQVMGTHGYAAPEYIATGRLSAKADVYSFGVVLLELLSGRRALDKTKVGIEQNLADWAKPYLGDKRKLYRIMDSRLEGQYPKKGAHAVANLASQCIGSEAKLRPRMSEVLAALEELQDPRNAAVMQSQADKRKASGTTSRSPMRRHRTSPRRPTIGGSPLPSCQRSPRVH from the exons ATGGGCAATTGCTTGAACTCATCATCCAGAGTGGAGAACGCTCAGAATTCTCAGCACGCTTCCT ATCCCTCAAAAGTCCCCAGCAAAGCAAGTTCATCTTCAGCTCCTTCAACACTGACAGCATACTCAACTCCTTCAACCCTGACTGTGCCTTCTTATACTGAGAGGACTGCTAATGGGGGTCTTCTTACACCACTAACAGAAGGTGAGATATTGTCCTCCTCAAATTTGAAGGCTTTCACGTTCAATGATCTGAAGAATGCCACTAGAAACTTCCGTCCGGATAGTCTTCTCGGGGAAGGAGGATTTGGTTGTGTCTATAAAGGTTGGATCGATGAACAAAGTTTAACTGCTTCAAGGCCTGGTACCGGTATGGTTGTTGCTGTCAAGAAGCTTAAGCCGGAGGGTTTCCAGGGCCACAAGGAATGGCTG ACAGAGGTGAACTATCTTGGCCAGCTTCACCATCCAAATTTAGTTAAGCTCATTGGTTACTGTTCAGAGGGTGACAACCGACTTCTAGTTTATGAATTCATGCCAAAAGGCAGTTTGGAGAATCATCTTTTCAGAA GAGGTTCACAACCACTGCCTTGGGCAATAAGGATCAAAGTTGCTATTGGAGCTGCTAGGGGACTCTCTTTTCTGCATGATGCTGAATCACAAGTCATATATCGAGATTTTAAGGCCTCTAACATCCTCCTTGACTCG GAATTCAATGCAAAGCTTTCAGACTTTGGGTTGGCAAAAGCTGGACCAACTGGTGACAGAACTCATGTCTCCACACAAGTCATGGGCACTCATGGATATGCTGCTCCTGAATATATCGCAACAG GCCGCCTCTCTGCAAAGGCTGATGTTTACAGCTTTGGGGTTGTGTTGTTGGAGCTGTTGTCTGGACGTCGGGCTCTTGACAAAACAAAAGTAGGCATAGAGCAGAACCTTGCGGACTGGGCAAAACCCTATTTGGGTGACAAGCGCAAATTATACCGGATCATGGACTCAAGATTAGAGGGCCaatatccaaagaaaggagcccATGCAGTTGCCAACCTTGCTTCGCAGTGCATTGGCAGCGAGGCCAAACTCCGGCCTCGAATGTCTGAGGTGTTGGCCGCGCTGGAGGAGCTGCAAGACCCAAGAAACGCAGCAGTGATGCAATCCCAAGCAGATAAACGGAAAGCCTCTGGTACCACTTCAAGATCACCTATGAGGAGGCATCGTACTTCACCACGACGGCCGACAATTGGTGGTTCCCCATTGCCATCATGTCAACGGTCGCCGCGTGTACATTGA